The Pecten maximus chromosome 6, xPecMax1.1, whole genome shotgun sequence DNA window TGATAAATGGTAACATATATAAGAAGTAATTTGATCCAGATCACATCAAATAACGTAGCACAATAAATGTTTATGTATGCCAATAGCAAATACCCTGAATTATGTTTCATTATGTCTCCGTGATCTATTGGAAGctcttaacaaataaaacattaattctaaaacaatatgtaacgaaataaatatatataatttcataaataaaatataaaacaaaatataacaaatacataTTACGGATAGTGTTTAAATCAAAGTGAGCATCTGTAAAAAGCTTCAACTATTTGGAAGAAATATTGTGTCCACAACGAAAGGAACATCTGAAATGTTGATAAATGTTCCGCTCATGCGAAGGTATGCATTATAGAACTTCCATATATCTATCACATATTCTATAACTACTACTAGTACTAGGATGCAGGTTTAGTTTTACCCTTCCGTATAAGAACAGGCTTAGTGACAGTCAAAGATTTGGTTTTAGTTGCTACACGTGCTGTGTTAGGACCCTGGGAATCACGCGTATTACTCgccttttctttattttctttgtttcgtttttctATTAGTTCCTTAAGAATTTTTCTGAGCCCTACGAGCCCTTCGTCGTCTTTGCCGGTGCGTCGCCTAGCCCTTGTGGTCCTGTTGGTGATCTGACGCTGAACCTCTCTTTGGACAGTCATGAATTCTCTGTCGACGTGGAAATGGTAACGAATAGATATTGAATTTACAATCCCCGCATTATGTCATTCAAGCAATTAAACCCAAAGTTTGCGCACATgaatttgatatgaattttttttttttatttagaatttaGTACGGCTATTATACGATCACGTCAATTCGAACTAAATATATTAGACAAAtgctgtttaaaaaaaagaatattcgGTGTCTTAGACTATATTTCCATTgcataaataaatatgattatatgGAACAATATGCATATCAACGAACTGGACGTCAACAACCAGAATCCAGATGAATTCAGAAGCGATTCCTTGTCCTACAAAGTGGGTTAAGTTCGGCAGACATAATCGATAGTTCCTCTCATAGAATAGATCAGAAAGCATGCGAGTAATATTTTGGCACTACATATACAATTATGTCGATAGATacaattaatttcaaatgacTCTTGACATCGCGGATCCACCCGTCTTTTTATTTCACTATACTTACTCTAAATTCACGTATCCATCAATCACTTTTTTCACTATTCTTACTCAAAATCAACCTATCCATCAATCTTATTATTTCACCATACTTACTCTAATCGACGTATCCATCAATCTTTTTATTTCACTTTTCTTATTCTAAATTGACATATCCATCaatctttttattttactaTACTTACTCTAAATCAAAGTAATAGCCCTTCTTTTTATTGCACTATACTTACTCTAAATCCACGTATCCGTCACGCTTTAAATCGAGTGTTTGCATGACGATGTCCAAATGATGTTCTGTTAGAGGTATCCTGAGATTCTGTATAAAGGTAAAGGTcaagataaaacatttcaaagttatattgaaataatagAAATAGTATAACAAGGTGAATTAACAATATAATGTAAAACGTATAAGAAGAAAAAGAGTATATGCTACGGAACACTTTTAAACTGTAATCGCGAAAACGAGCGAAAGAACAGTTATTTATAAGACATCAGATATCTAACTAATTGAAGCAGGTAAATTTACCGCTACTCCATCACGAAAATCCGTCCTCGAAAGCTGTTCCCTATTTGTTGTATCAAGATATTGGAAAAAGTCTATAAGACGGAGATTGTCTATGCGCATGTATTCCACTAGAACAAGAACGGGGTCAAATCTATTGAGATCATGAGGGTCGTGCTTCCGTTCCTTTATGTTCATTCCAGAAGATAGTATATCCCCGTGAATTATCTTCATATTCTTTGTATCCTGGAGTTTGGCTAGTAATGTCATGAATTCATCATCTACGGAAACATCCTACAACAAAGAGTGAAAAGGGATGAACTCCGGCATACCTAGACATAAGTCTAGCATACCTCGACGTAAGGAAACATCTgcttttataataattttctaATACATAGAATATAATTAATACGTTTACTCATTTCCTAAACAGGCGTTTAAGTATGTGTTACAGTGAGACGGATACTAAACAATACTCAGCTATTCTATTAAACCAGAAATTtcttaatataagttttatgAGCTATCACAATATATCGGGAATAACGAGAACTAACTAAATTATTTTTGTACTAATGGGACACCGATGCCCTAATAtgagtatacattgtatcttcAGATTGATAAAATTGACTTACTTCTAATATCAACTCCTGTATTACTGGTTTCTTGGAGGACTGCAAAGCACGCAGTATCGCTTTAGCACCATCTGTAGTGAGAGGGTTCCGACCAATCTGTCCAACATATTACGTTAGTATGGAAATAAGATTAcgataaaataaaacatcattatacCCATACAAAACATAAAAGAATACGGTAATGTCTCAATGTCATGTTTTGTTCAAATAGACAAGACAAGAGCTATAAAACACCATGGGTGCAACCACGACATTATATACTTCTTAAGTTTTTCTATAGAGTATTTATGTCTGGTACATTAATATAATACGATCATACTGTTAAGCAAGTTAGCATGCAAGTGAATGGAGCAGCTACACAGAGAGAAACATAGTGCTAAATGTCTTGAAGTGGTCATGTCGTATTATCATCAGAAACCTTTTACAAAAAGGTAGGACAGGATTTTTTCTATCATATATTTTAGCAACATCACTTCTTTCCGTCCTAAATAACGCAGACTATGGGTTATCTAAGACTACATTGAGATAGATTAATGCAAAGAGGCATCATAATTTTTAATCTTTAGTTTGAAAATCCAATCAAGAAATGTTTCAGCAAACATTTATTTTAGTAAAGATAACATGAGCGATATGCCATCTATCAGATATTTCAAAGTTCTATTTCCataaaatcgataaaacaactgaaacaaaaacaaaataacaaaaaataaaggtGGGAGAAACATAAAAGCCATGGTAACgtataaatgtaatgttatgAATATAAAGAAACCCTAATTATTCTTATGTAATTTATCTAACATACCCGAACACACTTGAGACACGTGTTGTGGACGAGACCATGAAGTAAGAACCTGAGTGATGTTGTATCTATTCGGTTGCTGTTCAGGTCAAGGTCTTGTAGAGTGACGTTTTTAGGCAGGGATCGACATAGGGCGATACACCCCTCCTTCCCGAGCCCGTTCCAGGCTAGATTTAAAGAATGAAGACCCTTGTTCACCTGAATCATATATAAAGCTTTTTATttatggatatacatgtatgtatttgttgGGAAAATATATCCCGAATGACGATAGTTGAGGATTTCTACTTTAGTAAACCTTTGATAATCAGTTCATTTCTTTTGAACaatgaacaaaaataaacatttcaacataacaacatgatatcagtaaaagaaatatcatgattacaaatatatatagtatatattaaAAAGTAATTAGAACTGAGAAAGACAGGCCGGAATCGAGTTTGATttagcattatatatatgttatattgctATTTTCGTGTTCTTTTTAGCAATCAAATTACAATCAGCTAATTAAGTttgaatttcaattttgaatttgaatacaTTAAATTGAACATTGACAAAATGTCTTTTGTATACAGaagaactatatatatatatatatttcgcTATTCACATATTATATAGTACAAGGATATTACAATGTTGTCATGACAAAGAGCCCGTACCGCTATAGCTTTGCACACTTGCTTGGCGCTGTCTCGTCGGATATGATTCCACTGCAGGTCAAGTTTCCGCAACGTGGTATTACTTTCTGTAACCAATCGTCAGCAAAGATAGTATTTTGTCTAACGTCATGATACTCTTTTTAGATCAAGCattataaacattattattCAACCAAAACACATATTATGtatgaagaattttttttggTAGACTGCGTACCAAAGGACTTTATAATCGTAAGGGCGGATTATAAAACATTCTATTCTACCTTTCAAACTAATATGCATGTTATATAATTCCAAGCACATTATAAATGCATGCATTATGGCTACACGTCGATCCTTTTTCCATCTGTCTAGTGTCGGTCGTACAGCCATATGTGAAAATGCAGACATTCCCGATGCATCACAATTACACTTTGCATTAAGTAGGCTATCAATTTACAGTAGCATGTGGATATTTAAAGTTGAGCTTTAACAACGGTTTCCAAACGGGATCAAATTTCATGTTTAGCAAAGAACCCATGCAGATAATGTGTAGCTTTAGTTTCCAATGTTCGGAtgatttacagtgtatatatgcAATTTCACGAGCTGTAACAAACAGTGGCTTGCCTTTTAAATTACGtacttttgtaatatataaagaaatattacgAGTTTATAGAACATGCCAAGTAACGGAATTGTAAGCATAAATCCCAAAGACGATTTTTTCAGACATTACGGGGATATCCTTTACACAGACGGGACACTTAATAATATGATGAATACCAAGTTCACCGGTAGCTTTCTGCTTTCAATGTACACTTAATGTTGACATACCTATTGCACTTGCTAGGGCACTAAAGCCCTGATAACCGAGAGAGTTGTGTCCAAGATAAAGCTCCTGTAACCGCACATTCTGCAAATAATCGTCAAGGTTGGTCATAAATACACAGGGGCAGACTATCGAAAGGTGTCGATATCAACACAGCTATGATTGTCGGCATACGAAAAATGGATGGTCAATGGCATACAAATTATTATTCtttcatacaaaataattattttacaattcaTGATTAGATAAAACCagattagatatatatttggtattacatatatatttcttcgTGCAATATCCAAACAGTATTCGATGTTCTTACCTGCATTATGGAAACGATATTCTGAACTGCAGTGTGTTCTATATTATTGCCTGAAAAAATagtacaaagatatatatatatatatataataataataataataataagtttaccttgttattttcatatttaaaaagtGCATATAAAAGTGTTATTTAGGAGGTCAGAAAGGCAAATGATCCCACACGATCTGACTAGATTCTAGCAGTTTGGTTTGCTTGGTGTGACAATATCATCGAGTTAAATCAGCAGTAATAACGCGAAtcattcaaataaaaatcatGTTTAGATGTATTACTGAGGAAGATTTTAGATAGAAACAAACTGTATCACTAGGCCTACAGTCACAGACAATTGGTGTCCCTAGGTAATGCAGTTTGAAAAAGACACTTTCTCGTTTCAGGCATGACATGTCTTAAGGTATGACAGTATGATCGAATCACTACCTCGTTTAAGACATGatatttctcacatacttcacagagttgctagggaaaagattaatagaatctttcacccccttggggtgagacaggggaatctcaacccgagggttgccaaacacgaggcttgccgagtgtttggcagcttaattatcttaccccgaTGGTTTCcgagattcccctgtctcacttccatggaggtgaatgattatttttctcttaccctgttacCCTCTTACGTATCTACTAGTGACGTGgcatcaatgcaaggaaatgtcaacgtgacgtgattgaattgtcgacgtgacgtcattgtactgttgccgtgacgtcatggcattgttgacgtgacgaaatacaattgttgagaacgtgagaAGAGCACGTGTAgtttgtcttttccctagggtgagataagataATCTCAACCCGGTAAAACagcggatatccctgtccatagTAAGAGAAAAATCGATCTCACACAAAGACAGTCGGccgcgctatatgacgctgctcacaataacgtgatgtcatcattttacgttgagtaaccaagtcgtaaatgatgacgtcattaattttgacgcacattccaaggagcaaTGAAGATAGCACGATGAAAAACATTTGCTTgtaagtatgtgagaaaaataatca harbors:
- the LOC117329315 gene encoding leucine-rich repeat-containing protein 74A-like isoform X4, encoding MDEVMYRMDTRERTFYERQSRFRKPKGLNREISKISSKSLSIGNLRSGDNVLNGDAVSNLDVSPLPVIHDMSPTLRKENSEDYDFDANEDVKLEDVKTFVTPRRKTTKTADMYLLACKRCKVTALSNYTRQLQVPTSSSIDLANNLITASDTKAIAVSLVRDKRITVFDLSNNKLGPLGVMYLSEMLVRNNTLMELNLSETFPGPEGLEVLAEAMQYNVSVQILKLEGNNIEHTAVQNIVSIMQNVRLQELYLGHNSLGYQGFSALASAIESNTTLRKLDLQWNHIRRDSAKQVCKAIAVNKGLHSLNLAWNGLGKEGCIALCRSLPKNVTLQDLDLNSNRIDTTSLRFLLHGLVHNTCLKCVRIGRNPLTTDGAKAILRALQSSKKPVIQELILEDVSVDDEFMTLLAKLQDTKNMKIIHGDILSSGMNIKERKHDPHDLNRFDPVLVLVEYMRIDNLRLIDFFQYLDTTNREQLSRTDFRDGVANLRIPLTEHHLDIVMQTLDLKRDGYVDLEEFMTVQREVQRQITNRTTRARRRTGKDDEGLVGLRKILKELIEKRNKENKEKAAARRFSLAWNSAVRQASNARRFSDPVVSTSSEQQEKKSPVHLLEQLMKTDIAGSPHTIPEEEVV
- the LOC117329315 gene encoding leucine-rich repeat-containing protein 74A-like isoform X3, whose translation is MRLSKAKALARWERLRQYVRAGCHRLLIPPEEYFKTLADMDEVMYRMDTRERTFYERQSRFRKPKGLNREISKISSKSLSIGNLRSGDNVLNGDAVSNLDVSPLPVIHDMSPTLRKENSEDYDFDANEDVKLEDVKTFVTPRRKTTKTADMYLLACKRCKVTALSNYTRQLQVPTSSSIDLANNLITASDTKAIAVSLVRDKRITVFDLSNNKLGPLGVMYLSEMLVRNNTLMELNLSETFPGPEGLEVLAEAMQYNVSVQILKLEGNNIEHTAVQNIVSIMQNVRLQELYLGHNSLGYQGFSALASAIESNTTLRKLDLQWNHIRRDSAKQVCKAIAVNKGLHSLNLAWNGLGKEGCIALCRSLPKNVTLQDLDLNSNRIDTTSLRFLLHGLVHNTCLKCVRIGRNPLTTDGAKAILRALQSSKKPVIQELILEDVSVDDEFMTLLAKLQDTKNMKIIHGDILSSGMNIKERKHDPHDLNRFDPVLVLVEYMRIDNLRLIDFFQYLDTTNREQLSRTDFRDGVANLRIPLTEHHLDIVMQTLDLKRDGYVDLEEFMTVQREVQRQITNRTTRARRRTGKDDEGLVGLRKILKELIEKRNKENKEKAAARRFSLAWNSAVRQASNARRFSDPVVSTSSEQQEKKSPVHLLEQLMKTDIAGSPHTIPEEEVV